A stretch of DNA from Syntrophorhabdaceae bacterium:
TTTATCATCAACTACAACCTTGAAAAACAGATCTCGTTCCTTCATAAGGTCAGGACAGGGATAAAGAAGCCGTCTTTGAAGTTTAAGTTCAATAAAAATATCTTCTTGAAATACCTTATCATCGCCCTGTTGATTGCCGGAATGATCTTCATTATTCGGCTATTTACCATACCAAAAAAACCTCAGGAGAAAAGGCTGCTCTCAGCCTTCCTGCAAAAGATGGAAAAACATGGTTACCGTAAGAAAACATCCCAGGGTCTTGAAGAGTTCATATCACAGATAGATGATGATAGGCTCCGGGAGCAGGCCTCGGCTTTTGTGAGGTCTTTCGAAGAGATATACTTCCACGACAGGGTCTTTACCCGTGAACATATTTCGGGACTCAGGGACATACTCACATCCATGTAAACCTTTGTATTTACACTGTCTATAGAAAATATGGAGTTTTTTGTTGACAATAATTTTACAAGACTGTGTAATAGAAGAAGTAAAATTACAATCAAGGGGGTATTATATGAAAAAACTATTTATTATCTTTGTATCCGTTATATTCATCTTCGCTGTTGCTTCCTTATCGGATGCACAACAAAAAAAGGGCTGGCCAACAAAGGGTGTTACTATCGGTGCCGCTCCTATTGGCGGCGTTTACTACATCTGGGCTGGCGGTCCTGCTAAAGTACTGGGAGAAAAACTTGGCGTTCCTGCCTCTGTCGAATCGACAGGCGGCCCCGTTCACAATGTTCAGCTCGTCAATGTCAAACAGCTTGATTTCGGCATGGTTACAGCCGCCCCTGCGTATGAAGGCTGGACCGGGGCCGGCTGGGCAAAGGGGAAAAAATACCAGAATATCCGTGCTATCTTCCCGATGTATACGACATACTTCCAGATGTACGCGTTGAAAAAGAGCGGTGTTAAAAGCATTAAAGATTTTGGCGGCAAGTCCATCGGCACAGGTCCTGTGGGCGGAACACCGGCTACCTACTGGCCGATGATCATTGCCGAGGCAGGGGTAAAACCAAAAAGGATCGTCAATGCCTCGTCATCAGACCTCGACAATCAGTTGAAGGATGGGCTCCTCGACGCCAATGGCCAATCAGTCGGCTTACCGTGGGGCCTTGTCTCTGCCGACGAAACAACCCATGACATTGTTGTTATTGGCGTTGAGGGCGACATAGCCGACAGGTTCATCAAGAAGCATCCCGATTTCGCAAAGGGCGTTATTCCAAAAGGCACATATAAGAGCGCACCAAGCGATATAACAACATTAACAGTCTGGAACTTCATGGTTACCTATAAGGATATGTCCGCTGATTTTGTATATGAGTTTACAAAAGAGATATTCAAGAATAAACCTCTCCTTGTAAGCGTTCATAAATCCGCAAAGGAAGTGGAACCAAAGAATATCCTTTATTCCCCGATCCCTCTCCATCCTGGTGCAATAAAATACTATGAAGAGATCGGCATCAAGATTCCCAAGGAATTGAAAGGACAATAACCGAACCTG
This window harbors:
- a CDS encoding TAXI family TRAP transporter solute-binding subunit, which produces MKKLFIIFVSVIFIFAVASLSDAQQKKGWPTKGVTIGAAPIGGVYYIWAGGPAKVLGEKLGVPASVESTGGPVHNVQLVNVKQLDFGMVTAAPAYEGWTGAGWAKGKKYQNIRAIFPMYTTYFQMYALKKSGVKSIKDFGGKSIGTGPVGGTPATYWPMIIAEAGVKPKRIVNASSSDLDNQLKDGLLDANGQSVGLPWGLVSADETTHDIVVIGVEGDIADRFIKKHPDFAKGVIPKGTYKSAPSDITTLTVWNFMVTYKDMSADFVYEFTKEIFKNKPLLVSVHKSAKEVEPKNILYSPIPLHPGAIKYYEEIGIKIPKELKGQ